The nucleotide sequence CGCGCGTTCATTCCTCGTCCCGAAACGGAAATTCTTATTGAAGAAGTAATAAACTTTTGCAAAGTATTTTCAGAAAACGAGCAGATAAATATTCTCGATATCGGAACGGGAAGCGGAAATATTTCAATCTCACTTGCTAAACATATTTCTAATGCAAGAATTACTTCGATAGATATAAGTAAAGATGCTATTGATATTGCAACAGAAAATGCTAAGCGAAATGCAGTAGAAAACAACATTGAATTTATCCTTGATGACATTTTTAATCTGCAATCGAAAATCGACAAACATACGTTTAACATTCTCGTTTCCAATCCACCGTACATTTCAAAAAACGAATTTGAAACATTACAACCGGAAATACAACTCTTCGAACCAAGAATTGCAACAACTGATGAAACTGATGGACTATCTTTCTACAAACGAATTGCAGAACTTGAAGGCGTATGTTTGAGCAAGCACGGATTGATTGCGGTTGAAATTGCATACAATCAATGTGCGCAAGTAAAAAATATTTTTACTCATACCGGATACAAAAACATTTCTACAAGAACAGATTACAACGGAATCGAACGAGTGGTGATTTGCAACAACTGATAACAATTATTACAAACTCTATTATCCACGAGCGTAATCTTTTCTTTGTATAT is from Ignavibacteria bacterium and encodes:
- the prmC gene encoding peptide chain release factor N(5)-glutamine methyltransferase, with the protein product MDKQHAQNTWTILSLMNWATKYLQERNFENPRLNVELLLSHSLQLSRVQLYTCFEKPLSKDELAQFKQLFQKRLQHEPLQYILGETEFFGLKFFTDARAFIPRPETEILIEEVINFCKVFSENEQINILDIGTGSGNISISLAKHISNARITSIDISKDAIDIATENAKRNAVENNIEFILDDIFNLQSKIDKHTFNILVSNPPYISKNEFETLQPEIQLFEPRIATTDETDGLSFYKRIAELEGVCLSKHGLIAVEIAYNQCAQVKNIFTHTGYKNISTRTDYNGIERVVICNN